The following proteins are co-located in the Maridesulfovibrio sp. genome:
- a CDS encoding DMT family transporter codes for MIKLKSSTSLGIAQVLSGAALISLVGIFIKIMVVDYGQPIFVVTFWRNLFVCFMLMAGLRIFKPHKLKFERENLGLLAVYGAVLTGMNGIWGGSVYFNGAGVSTVLVYLSVPFTVLAQWALGGERPNLRILPSILFCLIGCALVCGIHGVSDFSLTPIGMFLGLLSAVFFSAYALLGRECTKRGLSSFSIMMHVFGIAAVYMLILNVFAQGLIPGTAPNPASILMPGVDWKGWACILTLAIGPSMTGWTLITASLNHLSPSVVNILLTVEPMMTALVAIPVLGEYMTLEQWGGCFLIVIGVIVLKKR; via the coding sequence ATGATTAAACTTAAATCATCCACAAGCCTTGGTATCGCTCAGGTTCTTTCCGGGGCGGCGCTTATTTCCCTTGTGGGTATTTTCATAAAGATAATGGTCGTTGATTACGGCCAGCCCATTTTTGTGGTCACTTTCTGGCGTAATCTGTTTGTGTGCTTTATGCTCATGGCCGGGTTGCGTATTTTCAAGCCGCACAAGCTCAAATTCGAGCGCGAAAATCTGGGATTGCTGGCCGTATATGGTGCGGTTTTGACCGGGATGAACGGTATCTGGGGAGGATCGGTATATTTCAATGGAGCCGGAGTCTCTACTGTGCTGGTTTATCTCTCTGTTCCGTTTACCGTGCTGGCGCAATGGGCTTTAGGGGGCGAAAGACCGAACCTGCGTATTTTGCCTTCAATTTTATTCTGCCTGATAGGTTGTGCTCTGGTCTGTGGAATTCATGGAGTGTCCGATTTTTCATTGACTCCCATCGGCATGTTTCTGGGTTTGCTTTCCGCAGTCTTTTTTTCCGCCTATGCGTTGCTGGGTCGGGAATGCACAAAGCGGGGCCTTAGTTCATTCAGCATTATGATGCATGTTTTCGGCATTGCCGCCGTTTATATGCTGATTCTGAATGTCTTCGCTCAAGGATTAATTCCCGGTACTGCCCCGAATCCTGCATCTATCCTAATGCCCGGGGTAGACTGGAAGGGCTGGGCCTGCATCCTGACCTTGGCTATCGGTCCGTCAATGACCGGTTGGACCTTGATCACTGCCAGCCTGAATCATCTTTCGCCGTCAGTGGTTAACATCCTGCTGACCGTAGAACCCATGATGACCGCGCTGGTAGCCATCCCGGTGCTCGGCGAATACATGACGCTGGAGCAATGGGGAGGATGTTTCCTGATTGTGATTGGGGTTATTGTTTTGAAGAAAAGATAA
- a CDS encoding PACE efflux transporter, with translation MRTTSDRIRHTLLFEIIGLCTCTPLASWILDKDLSRIGIMSLAISMTAMVCNYLYNLIFDKVLVALKRPVNVRPTWMRVLHAVLFELSLLTITLPFVAWWLDLSIWNALIADIGFALFFLVYAFVYNWVYDIVFPMPVADSV, from the coding sequence ATGAGAACTACTTCTGACAGAATCAGGCACACCCTGTTATTCGAAATTATCGGACTTTGCACCTGTACCCCGTTGGCTTCGTGGATACTTGATAAGGACCTGAGTCGGATCGGTATCATGAGTCTTGCCATTTCCATGACCGCCATGGTTTGTAACTATCTCTATAACCTGATTTTTGACAAAGTGCTGGTGGCCTTGAAACGTCCGGTCAATGTACGCCCCACATGGATGCGTGTATTGCATGCCGTCCTTTTTGAGCTTTCATTGCTGACCATCACCTTGCCTTTTGTTGCATGGTGGCTGGACCTGAGCATCTGGAATGCCCTGATCGCTGATATCGGGTTTGCGCTTTTCTTCCTCGTTTACGCCTTTGTGTATAACTGGGTGTACGATATTGTCTTTCCCATGCCGGTGGCGGATAGCGTGTAA
- a CDS encoding CDP-glycerol glycerophosphotransferase family protein, with translation MQQDELQKLRELSASVPKQKNLALFFGRAGGYFIDNVKYFFIHCVQHRPELQCFFLSFDKKEADLLKQQGLPALWINDTETLALMTKASLVVSDDFSWKTQEQLWAILCEATSIQLWHGIPLKAIGFPEIHSSVNMNPEKAEHLSFAYSGYDAVLSTSPYFTETAFGRAFKAGDFLEFGYPRNDVLLRRPGKYDMINADRDLYAEMVKFRKQGGKVVFFMPTFRDLGGGPFEDGAIDLGKLSQFCQQNNILFVCKFHPYLSIGQVQMPPNIVLMNPKSDAYPLLSLCDALLTDYSSIYFDFLLLDRPMIFYPYDFEDYVTKNRELLYDYDEMTPGRKVKNKDDLYTAFEEIVINNTDDYAEKRKKLRELSFTHCDGKAAQRLGEHIIANYL, from the coding sequence ATGCAACAAGACGAACTGCAAAAACTGCGGGAATTATCAGCATCGGTCCCCAAACAGAAAAATCTGGCCCTGTTCTTCGGGCGCGCAGGCGGATACTTCATTGATAACGTCAAATATTTCTTTATCCATTGCGTGCAGCACAGGCCCGAACTGCAATGTTTTTTCCTGTCCTTTGATAAAAAAGAAGCGGACCTGCTGAAACAGCAGGGGCTGCCTGCGTTGTGGATAAATGACACTGAGACCCTTGCCCTGATGACAAAGGCTTCGTTGGTAGTCAGTGACGATTTCAGCTGGAAAACACAGGAACAGCTCTGGGCCATACTCTGCGAAGCTACATCCATCCAACTCTGGCACGGCATCCCGCTTAAGGCTATCGGCTTCCCGGAGATCCACTCATCGGTGAACATGAACCCGGAAAAAGCCGAGCATCTTTCCTTTGCCTATTCCGGCTACGATGCAGTGCTCTCCACTTCACCTTACTTCACCGAGACTGCTTTCGGACGCGCTTTCAAGGCCGGAGATTTTCTGGAATTCGGATACCCACGCAACGATGTGCTCCTGCGCCGTCCCGGCAAATATGATATGATCAATGCCGACCGCGATCTATATGCTGAGATGGTTAAATTCCGCAAACAAGGCGGCAAGGTGGTTTTCTTCATGCCCACCTTCCGAGATCTCGGCGGCGGGCCGTTTGAAGATGGGGCTATCGACCTCGGTAAGCTTTCGCAGTTCTGCCAGCAGAACAACATCCTTTTTGTCTGCAAATTTCATCCGTACCTGAGCATCGGACAGGTTCAGATGCCGCCGAATATTGTGCTCATGAATCCCAAGAGCGATGCTTATCCGCTGCTCTCCCTTTGTGATGCACTGCTGACCGACTACTCTTCAATTTATTTCGACTTCCTGCTTCTGGACCGCCCCATGATCTTCTACCCATACGATTTTGAAGATTATGTAACCAAGAACCGGGAACTCCTTTACGATTATGACGAGATGACCCCGGGCAGAAAAGTCAAAAACAAAGATGATCTCTATACCGCTTTTGAAGAGATCGTGATAAATAATACAGATGACTATGCAGAAAAGCGAAAAAAACTGAGAGAACTTTCCTTTACCCACTGCGATGGAAAGGCCGCGCAGAGGCTGGGTGAACACATAATCGCCAACTATCTTTAA
- a CDS encoding phosphocholine cytidylyltransferase family protein, protein MKAVILAAGIGSRLSRPFPKSLSVLPYGETILGRQIRLMRELGVEEIIVVVGFKMTLIMEQFPEVFYKYNPDYYITNTSKSLLKAVENLDDDILWTNGDVVFDKPVLKKFLDEAKNESRIAVDRKSCGEEEIKYLLNDKGYITEISKQVVNAEGEAVGINIVKQKDLALYKEALRRCEDQDYFEKGLEFIIKDGVNLKPVDVSDHACVEVDFEEDWKFAEKTFLRADQ, encoded by the coding sequence ATGAAAGCAGTTATTCTTGCAGCAGGAATCGGTAGCAGGCTGAGCAGACCTTTCCCAAAATCACTTTCTGTGCTTCCTTACGGGGAGACAATTCTCGGCCGCCAGATCCGGCTCATGCGTGAACTGGGGGTAGAAGAAATTATCGTAGTTGTTGGATTCAAAATGACCCTGATCATGGAACAGTTTCCGGAAGTCTTTTACAAGTATAATCCCGACTATTACATCACCAACACCTCCAAAAGCCTGCTCAAGGCTGTGGAAAACCTTGATGACGACATCCTCTGGACCAACGGCGACGTTGTTTTCGACAAGCCGGTCTTGAAAAAATTCCTCGATGAAGCAAAAAATGAAAGCCGCATCGCTGTTGACCGCAAATCCTGCGGCGAAGAAGAAATCAAGTATTTACTCAACGACAAGGGATACATTACCGAAATCTCCAAGCAGGTGGTCAATGCAGAAGGTGAAGCTGTAGGTATCAACATTGTTAAGCAAAAGGATCTAGCCCTTTATAAAGAAGCCCTGCGACGCTGTGAGGATCAGGATTACTTTGAAAAGGGTCTGGAATTTATCATCAAGGACGGAGTCAACCTCAAGCCCGTGGATGTGTCCGATCACGCATGCGTTGAAGTGGACTTTGAGGAAGACTGGAAGTTTGCGGAAAAGACTTTCCTCAGAGCCGACCAGTAA
- the pseF gene encoding pseudaminic acid cytidylyltransferase gives MQVAIIPARGGSKRIPKKSIRPFLGKPLIAYTIEAARKSGFFDHILVSTDSEEFAEVAREYGAEVPFMRPAELADDFTPTQPVIDHAVDWVKKNWGEPQRYCQFFANPFVTAKNIRGGYKMLREHRANCVLGVSEFPYPILRSFKKNDQGGVEYAFPEYAPCRSQDLPVFFHDAAQFYWIELTDLPAERKAGLSMPYFLPRYMVVDIDTEEDWHIAERLYQAFMHNEK, from the coding sequence ATGCAGGTAGCAATTATCCCGGCCAGAGGCGGAAGCAAACGCATTCCCAAAAAATCCATCCGCCCTTTTCTGGGAAAACCACTTATTGCCTATACCATTGAAGCCGCCCGCAAGAGCGGCTTCTTTGATCATATTCTAGTCAGTACGGACAGCGAGGAATTCGCTGAAGTAGCCCGCGAATACGGGGCCGAAGTACCCTTCATGCGTCCTGCAGAACTGGCCGACGATTTCACACCCACCCAACCGGTTATTGATCATGCTGTAGACTGGGTCAAAAAGAACTGGGGTGAACCGCAACGCTACTGCCAGTTCTTCGCCAATCCTTTTGTTACCGCTAAGAACATTCGCGGCGGCTACAAGATGCTGCGCGAACACCGGGCCAATTGTGTACTCGGAGTTTCGGAATTTCCTTATCCCATCCTGCGCTCTTTCAAGAAAAATGATCAGGGAGGTGTAGAATACGCCTTTCCCGAATATGCACCCTGCCGCTCGCAGGATCTGCCTGTTTTCTTCCATGACGCGGCCCAGTTTTACTGGATCGAACTGACGGATCTTCCAGCAGAACGTAAAGCAGGTCTCAGCATGCCCTACTTCCTGCCCCGTTATATGGTGGTGGATATCGACACCGAAGAAGACTGGCACATTGCCGAACGGCTCTACCAAGCCTTCATGCATAATGAAAAATAG
- a CDS encoding acylneuraminate cytidylyltransferase: MKNSGPILFLCEAGPQTGFGHAGRCLAIASALRDKFGRDSIFGFRGASEAEDRINAAGFETIPVSDFDLWEFSNEGAVVLDLRIPLAYSFFQRSKTAEKLLVSIDDPTPNRLHTDLAFYPPVPQFNELGWDGFCGTIHRGWEFIPLRKEFRVPEKSQPIHSSPKILITMGGSDPHALTLKILQALKSVNGEWRAEIVIGPMFNNLDKIDQITVEHGKRVKLLHDIKDMSLPMLQADAAIASFGMTAYELAACGVPQLLLCLSEDHARSASALHASGAAVSLGKYDRISDRKLALELQNFISDQNSLESMAAKAAGLGIGQGAVNIASRIMNAI; the protein is encoded by the coding sequence ATGAAAAATAGCGGCCCAATTCTTTTTCTCTGTGAAGCCGGACCGCAAACCGGATTCGGCCACGCAGGGCGATGTTTGGCAATTGCTTCAGCCCTGCGCGACAAGTTTGGACGCGATTCTATTTTCGGATTCCGGGGTGCTTCCGAAGCGGAAGACAGGATCAATGCTGCTGGATTCGAAACCATTCCTGTCAGCGACTTTGACCTCTGGGAATTCAGCAATGAAGGGGCGGTAGTCCTCGACCTGCGTATTCCCCTTGCTTATTCTTTCTTCCAGCGCTCAAAGACAGCCGAAAAATTGCTGGTATCCATAGATGATCCAACTCCCAACCGTTTGCACACCGATCTGGCCTTCTACCCGCCTGTTCCCCAATTTAATGAACTTGGATGGGACGGATTCTGCGGAACCATCCATCGCGGCTGGGAATTCATCCCGCTGCGCAAGGAGTTCCGGGTTCCCGAAAAGTCACAGCCGATTCATTCTTCTCCCAAAATTTTAATAACCATGGGCGGCAGCGATCCCCACGCCCTGACCTTGAAAATATTGCAGGCCCTGAAATCAGTGAATGGAGAATGGCGGGCCGAAATTGTAATCGGCCCTATGTTCAATAATCTGGACAAAATCGACCAGATAACGGTAGAGCACGGAAAGAGAGTAAAATTGTTGCATGATATAAAGGACATGTCCTTGCCCATGCTGCAGGCCGATGCGGCAATCGCATCTTTCGGCATGACCGCTTATGAGCTGGCGGCCTGCGGAGTCCCGCAGCTGCTACTCTGCCTGAGCGAAGACCATGCCCGCTCGGCATCGGCATTGCATGCCTCAGGAGCAGCGGTTTCACTGGGAAAATATGACCGCATATCTGACCGGAAACTGGCACTTGAACTGCAAAATTTCATTTCCGATCAGAATTCACTTGAGTCCATGGCTGCAAAAGCTGCCGGACTAGGGATCGGACAAGGGGCTGTGAATATCGCATCCCGGATTATGAACGCCATTTAA
- a CDS encoding class I SAM-dependent methyltransferase has protein sequence MSDRKCWIDHSGIVLHSVDGFDVIHCESCGFKHIIPIPDEEELERIYKHEYHIKDKPLMLQHQLEDADWHEATNKARLESIEKQLKRKGSILDIGSGNGFFLKQAVDMGWQVKGVEPSDKAVDYCNSIGLDVIHGVFDQKCADSIGKFDVVHLWEVLEHLPDPIGMLSLCREVLNPGGLIVIGVPNDYNRLQKIMSENFDEKPWWLAPPHHINFFNRSSLEKLVRRIGFEPLHYEISFPMELFLLMGKNYLNEPELGRECHAMRKELELNLTRSGNRDVLDKLYNCFAEAGFGRHAVLMAGKKD, from the coding sequence TTGAGTGACCGAAAATGCTGGATCGACCATAGCGGCATTGTGCTGCATTCCGTTGACGGTTTCGATGTAATTCATTGCGAAAGCTGCGGTTTCAAGCACATCATTCCCATTCCCGATGAAGAAGAGTTGGAACGCATCTACAAGCACGAGTACCACATCAAAGACAAACCGCTCATGCTCCAGCACCAGCTGGAAGATGCTGATTGGCACGAAGCAACCAACAAAGCCCGTCTGGAATCGATTGAAAAGCAGCTTAAACGTAAAGGCTCCATTCTGGATATCGGTTCCGGTAACGGCTTTTTCCTCAAGCAGGCAGTAGATATGGGCTGGCAGGTCAAAGGCGTAGAACCATCAGACAAGGCCGTTGATTATTGCAATTCCATCGGACTTGATGTGATACACGGTGTTTTTGATCAAAAGTGTGCTGACTCCATCGGAAAGTTTGACGTTGTGCACCTCTGGGAAGTCCTCGAACACCTGCCCGACCCTATTGGTATGCTTTCTCTCTGCCGCGAAGTGCTTAACCCCGGCGGGTTGATTGTTATCGGCGTTCCCAATGATTACAACAGACTGCAAAAGATCATGAGCGAGAACTTTGACGAAAAACCATGGTGGCTCGCTCCCCCGCATCATATAAATTTCTTTAACCGCAGTTCTCTTGAGAAATTGGTGCGCCGAATCGGCTTTGAACCGCTGCACTACGAAATTTCATTTCCCATGGAGCTGTTCCTGCTCATGGGCAAAAACTATTTGAACGAGCCGGAACTGGGCCGCGAATGCCACGCCATGCGCAAAGAGCTGGAGCTGAACCTGACCCGTAGCGGCAACCGCGATGTTCTCGACAAGCTCTATAACTGTTTTGCCGAGGCCGGATTCGGTCGCCACGCGGTACTCATGGCAGGCAAAAAGGATTAA
- a CDS encoding 3-oxoacyl-ACP reductase family protein, with protein MQRLKDKIALVTGGGRGIGKAISHKLAAEGAQVILTWVNDRESAQQTATEISEEGGTARIMQLEVSNADSVDAVVADITANEGRLDILVNNAGINDPQDFDKITPEEWDRILSVNLKGPFLCTQRCLGLLKKSKGSSVINIGSVSGQYGGPRTAHYAASKAGLISMTQVAARFGAQWNIRCNTVAAGLVISDMADAGLQNPAVQKAAENVLLKRFAAASEVADSVAYLASNESSYITAQTINVNGGLYF; from the coding sequence ATGCAAAGACTGAAAGATAAAATCGCGCTGGTAACAGGCGGAGGACGCGGAATAGGCAAGGCCATCAGCCACAAGCTTGCTGCCGAAGGCGCGCAGGTGATCCTGACTTGGGTCAATGACCGCGAAAGCGCCCAGCAGACCGCAACGGAAATTTCCGAAGAAGGCGGAACCGCGCGCATCATGCAGCTTGAAGTCAGCAATGCTGATTCCGTAGACGCCGTTGTTGCCGACATCACCGCCAATGAAGGCAGACTTGATATTCTGGTCAACAATGCAGGGATCAATGATCCGCAGGATTTCGACAAGATCACTCCTGAAGAATGGGACCGCATCCTTTCAGTAAACTTGAAAGGCCCATTCCTGTGCACCCAGCGCTGCCTTGGCCTGCTCAAGAAAAGCAAAGGATCCAGCGTGATCAACATCGGTTCGGTCAGCGGTCAGTACGGCGGACCGCGCACAGCCCATTACGCAGCAAGCAAGGCCGGACTTATTTCCATGACTCAGGTAGCCGCTCGCTTTGGTGCCCAGTGGAATATCCGCTGTAATACCGTTGCCGCAGGTCTGGTGATCTCGGATATGGCTGATGCAGGCCTGCAGAATCCGGCAGTACAGAAAGCCGCAGAGAATGTCCTGCTTAAACGTTTTGCTGCAGCCTCAGAAGTTGCGGACAGCGTTGCTTACCTTGCTTCCAATGAAAGTTCCTACATCACCGCCCAGACCATCAACGTCAACGGCGGACTTTATTTTTAA
- a CDS encoding transketolase, whose amino-acid sequence MSQYQELENFAAELRKSIITMNCYAGSGHPGGSLSCVEVVSWIFANEMNFSPENMTDLYRDRFILSKGHSCLTLYAALAEKGFFSKEEFKKLRHADGMLQGHPDRIKTPGVEFNSGSLGQGFSFALGCALGAKRAKRDNRTYVLLGDGELNEGQIWEGCMFAAHHKLDNIVAVVDYNKFQSDDLNENITALEPLNDKFKAFGWQVIEVDGHDFREIENAFYRARTTVGKPTMIIAHTVKGKGISYMENVPKWHGSLCPTGEERKCALRECGCEELE is encoded by the coding sequence ATGTCCCAGTATCAGGAACTAGAAAATTTCGCCGCCGAGCTGCGCAAATCCATAATCACCATGAACTGCTATGCCGGATCAGGCCATCCGGGCGGTTCGCTTTCCTGCGTGGAAGTTGTCAGCTGGATTTTTGCCAATGAAATGAATTTCAGCCCTGAAAATATGACTGATCTCTACCGGGACCGCTTCATTCTCTCCAAAGGCCATTCCTGCCTTACCCTCTACGCAGCACTGGCAGAAAAGGGTTTTTTCTCCAAGGAAGAATTCAAGAAACTGCGTCACGCCGACGGCATGCTGCAAGGCCACCCGGACCGAATCAAAACACCGGGAGTGGAATTCAATTCCGGTTCTCTGGGACAGGGGTTTTCTTTCGCTCTGGGCTGCGCTCTGGGAGCAAAACGGGCCAAAAGAGACAACCGAACCTATGTACTGCTCGGAGACGGGGAACTGAACGAAGGCCAGATCTGGGAAGGCTGTATGTTCGCTGCCCACCATAAACTGGACAACATCGTTGCCGTAGTGGACTACAATAAATTTCAGAGCGATGACCTTAACGAAAACATTACCGCCCTTGAACCGCTGAACGACAAATTCAAGGCTTTCGGCTGGCAGGTAATTGAAGTTGACGGCCACGATTTCCGCGAAATTGAAAACGCTTTCTACCGTGCGCGGACAACAGTGGGCAAACCGACCATGATTATCGCCCATACGGTCAAGGGCAAAGGGATTTCATACATGGAGAACGTTCCCAAATGGCACGGCAGCCTCTGCCCCACCGGAGAAGAAAGAAAATGTGCCCTGCGCGAATGCGGATGCGAGGAGCTGGAATAA
- a CDS encoding transketolase family protein produces MQNMRDEFGKALVELAAIRNDFVVLDADVAGGTGTYHFRKAYPDRFIQCGIAEQNMFSMAAGLAESGIIPIVTCYAVFASMRALEQARNSIAYPDFNVKIAASHLGLDVGPDGATHQALEDISIYRAIPNMTVVSPADPVELRAVLPYLLDTHGPLYLRTGRSPLPDVFDANTDFEPGKAQVLVEGEDCTIMAVGVMVHRAVKAAQELAKEGIFCRVLNMSWLKPMDEEAVIKAAQETGAIVSCEDHNKYGGLGGAVMEIVCENHPVPVERVAIDDVFGSSGEPEDLAREYGLMPEDIANAVRRILKRK; encoded by the coding sequence ATGCAGAATATGCGAGACGAATTCGGCAAGGCCCTTGTGGAGCTTGCCGCCATCCGTAACGATTTCGTGGTCCTTGATGCCGACGTTGCCGGGGGAACCGGAACCTACCATTTCCGCAAGGCCTACCCGGACCGTTTCATACAATGCGGTATTGCGGAGCAGAACATGTTTTCCATGGCTGCGGGACTGGCGGAGTCAGGAATCATTCCTATCGTGACCTGCTATGCGGTCTTTGCTTCCATGCGTGCACTGGAACAGGCCCGCAACTCAATAGCCTACCCTGATTTCAACGTGAAAATCGCCGCCAGCCATCTCGGCCTTGATGTAGGACCGGACGGGGCTACCCATCAGGCACTTGAAGATATTTCCATCTACCGGGCCATCCCCAACATGACCGTGGTCTCACCTGCTGATCCTGTTGAACTTCGAGCTGTACTGCCCTATCTGCTGGACACCCACGGTCCGCTCTACCTGCGCACCGGACGCAGCCCCCTGCCCGATGTGTTTGATGCGAACACAGATTTTGAACCGGGCAAAGCTCAAGTTCTTGTTGAAGGCGAAGACTGCACCATCATGGCTGTGGGCGTTATGGTTCACCGGGCCGTGAAGGCAGCACAAGAGTTGGCAAAAGAAGGTATTTTCTGTCGCGTACTGAACATGAGCTGGCTCAAACCCATGGACGAAGAAGCGGTCATTAAGGCCGCACAGGAAACCGGAGCCATTGTGTCCTGCGAGGATCACAACAAATACGGCGGCCTCGGCGGAGCTGTTATGGAAATAGTCTGTGAAAACCATCCGGTTCCGGTGGAACGGGTGGCAATTGATGATGTTTTCGGCAGCTCCGGGGAACCGGAAGACCTTGCCCGTGAATACGGGCTCATGCCCGAGGATATCGCAAATGCGGTACGCCGGATCCTGAAACGGAAATAG
- a CDS encoding TIGR04372 family glycosyltransferase, whose translation MADRKRLLIIGTAQLCHIRNFLNSVDLNRTEVLLLLPERDRGAFDGEKTLFFSGTFHPLLPPLLKAILTFRPHKTVIVCGMTYDHDNVVRAVSFYANFYNLRIQTCVRNELSAADPSLKNGLIKEIGKWAGLGALALLIKAVSIFKPVRVSEIYSSRLGHLALDCELYLSEKELGRHDGYLDLFYFKDGQVANQTLGKLFSRKMHISNNHRYLLEAVNYFNLTDKHGLKLNTRTIALGRDYECLIQQTETHVNFTSAEQEQGRREIAALGLDPDRPHVCLLGRDSAFLQQTMPGSDGDMQEPRNMDISTFKAGAEELLRLGYNVIRIGSIVQEPLEIDHPNFTDYACSGKQNDFMDVYLPATCVFFTGVPSGPMHICNTFRIPCLQVNVARLEVIDYCSPEDLALFKLIRSESSGRILSISETIDAGISKWPIENFADSDFTVIDNTEDELLEAIKEMHLRVSGEWKTTIAEAKLQQDYRSYLKVSNYNTRFETPISAYFLKKHADELFNSKDS comes from the coding sequence ATGGCTGACCGGAAACGTCTGCTCATAATCGGCACTGCCCAGCTGTGCCACATCAGGAACTTCCTTAACAGCGTGGACCTCAACAGAACGGAAGTGCTGCTGCTACTTCCCGAGCGTGACCGGGGTGCGTTTGACGGCGAAAAGACCCTTTTTTTCTCCGGAACATTCCACCCACTTCTCCCGCCGTTATTGAAAGCAATCCTCACCTTCAGACCTCATAAAACCGTCATTGTCTGCGGTATGACCTACGACCATGACAACGTGGTCCGTGCAGTTTCGTTTTACGCAAATTTCTACAATCTACGCATTCAGACCTGTGTCAGAAATGAACTATCCGCAGCCGATCCAAGTCTAAAAAACGGACTGATCAAAGAAATCGGAAAATGGGCAGGGCTTGGTGCACTTGCCCTGCTGATTAAAGCTGTCTCCATTTTTAAGCCTGTGCGGGTAAGCGAAATCTACTCTTCCCGGCTGGGCCATCTGGCCCTTGATTGCGAACTATACCTTTCTGAAAAAGAACTGGGCCGCCATGACGGTTACCTTGACCTTTTCTACTTCAAAGATGGGCAAGTTGCTAACCAGACACTGGGGAAGCTTTTCTCCCGTAAGATGCATATCAGCAATAACCACCGTTATCTGCTGGAAGCGGTAAATTACTTCAACCTCACGGATAAGCACGGGCTGAAACTGAACACCCGGACTATCGCTCTTGGCCGGGATTACGAATGCCTGATCCAACAGACTGAGACCCACGTAAATTTCACTTCAGCGGAACAGGAACAAGGCCGACGGGAAATTGCCGCCCTTGGACTTGATCCTGATCGTCCGCACGTCTGTTTACTCGGCCGCGACTCCGCTTTCCTGCAACAGACTATGCCCGGAAGTGACGGGGACATGCAGGAACCCCGCAACATGGATATTTCCACCTTCAAAGCCGGAGCCGAAGAACTGCTGCGACTCGGCTACAACGTGATCAGAATCGGTTCCATTGTGCAGGAACCGCTTGAAATCGATCATCCAAATTTTACGGATTACGCATGCAGCGGAAAACAAAATGATTTCATGGACGTTTATCTACCTGCCACATGTGTTTTTTTTACGGGAGTCCCCAGCGGGCCGATGCACATTTGCAACACCTTCAGAATTCCATGCCTGCAGGTCAATGTCGCCCGTCTGGAAGTCATCGATTACTGCTCCCCTGAAGACCTTGCCCTGTTCAAACTCATTCGTTCAGAATCATCAGGACGAATTTTGAGTATTTCCGAAACAATCGACGCCGGAATCAGCAAATGGCCCATTGAAAACTTTGCAGATTCAGATTTTACGGTTATTGACAATACAGAAGACGAACTGCTGGAAGCTATTAAGGAAATGCATCTACGGGTAAGCGGTGAATGGAAGACAACTATTGCTGAGGCAAAGTTGCAGCAGGACTATCGATCTTACCTGAAAGTCTCAAACTACAATACTCGGTTTGAAACTCCGATCAGTGCATATTTCCTTAAAAAACACGCGGACGAACTCTTTAACTCGAAGGACAGCTGA